The proteins below come from a single Limnobaculum xujianqingii genomic window:
- a CDS encoding FG-GAP repeat domain-containing protein, whose translation MTVTVNGKTYSSLTGAVVVDAVNLTWYVQIPDSDALAVKTYDVDARIISELGGTTDKTSGELTIAPTPPVIIEVDGVDGNNKGTSYTMNNQGGWQLFTNQAVLDSSATDNSTIGQFDKTILTPNTGGAGNGSGSMNMVQNSTFVDFNRDGYMDILGIDSRYSNGQQMFINNGDGTYTAKQMADSYAPGDDLANTYSWFGGIAAIDLMGDGYVDVIIGDQTPNDANATGGYNSQIVLNNGGVFIKDDWYTDSRSNGGKNTGNATFGQELSGVDLDNNGTIDVVFHERAGSNKLGAADGSGTTNSSNNRLVVAKNDGDGKLWTSQMVTDVFRDNGATPNLANEPSMTWADFNGDGYMDLFLGSVMGNSTTSVNNTIYFNDGKGNLSSTNPTGIGTSTGTYQFNDKVMGGASVAVDWNGDGKMDIIEAPQIGDGTSNSSQVSGTVNMYTNTTSGSSVSFGTTYMQVDSSNNGKFVANESAGTVFKGGIGSTGTVAGNPITGMISVDLDYDGVKDLLVFTSKGQTTYVHNDNKVAHGTSLHLRIVDAQGLTIFYGNTVQLVDSSGKVVATQIINPQSGGQTNDSSSVVDFYGLNPNETYSVVLLRNVMGVSQDVGGIAQVGTNVIENVNLGWANIKAGASNEALILTAESGTNSADTLSSGIVGTGYNDTFIATQGTKTYEGGGGTTEMSNYKTWTDTGGMDIVDFKLAGSTALNINMMNKSSQFTGWNYVTLKNIEGLAGGAGNDTFTDDAGDNVFEGRGGNDTFNLLNGGRDTLLYKPQVGSNGDNRGGNGTDVVNGFTLGAWEATPDADRIDVSEMLVGYTFGGGAKWINGVATMESGETIGEYLKVVISGSDTLIYIDRDGNGGAYGSELLLTLKDVQTDLITLLANHQLEVDNSDTVGMSATTSEFQALTQMFTAGNDILFGTEQEDVLLGGLGNDTFINIGKGDQVSGGDGNDIIKIISTDFASISGDEGIDTLILDTTGELLDLSALKDKLSSVEIFDMGNGNNTMNVSLEDVLRLGSEELAINSGNKAIVVNGEAGSTLQLDGTDGQWTMSQSNYQYQGNTYNVWTSGTSGIEVLVENTVNPVIL comes from the coding sequence ATGACAGTGACCGTTAACGGTAAGACCTACAGCTCCTTAACCGGCGCAGTCGTAGTGGATGCGGTTAACCTGACCTGGTATGTGCAGATCCCTGACAGCGATGCACTGGCAGTGAAGACCTATGATGTTGACGCACGCATTATCAGTGAGCTGGGCGGTACTACCGATAAGACCAGCGGTGAACTGACAATTGCCCCAACGCCACCAGTAATTATCGAAGTTGACGGTGTTGACGGTAACAACAAAGGTACTTCCTACACCATGAACAACCAGGGTGGGTGGCAGCTGTTCACCAACCAGGCTGTACTGGATAGTAGTGCGACCGATAACAGTACCATTGGTCAGTTTGATAAGACTATTCTGACGCCTAACACCGGTGGTGCAGGTAACGGGTCTGGCAGTATGAACATGGTGCAGAACTCCACGTTCGTTGACTTTAACCGTGATGGTTATATGGATATTCTGGGTATTGATAGCCGTTATTCCAACGGTCAGCAGATGTTCATTAACAACGGTGATGGTACCTATACCGCTAAACAGATGGCTGATAGTTACGCCCCTGGTGATGACCTGGCTAACACCTATAGCTGGTTCGGTGGTATTGCCGCTATCGACCTGATGGGTGATGGTTATGTTGACGTCATTATTGGTGACCAGACACCAAACGATGCTAACGCAACGGGTGGTTATAACTCACAAATCGTTCTGAACAACGGTGGTGTGTTTATTAAAGATGACTGGTACACCGATTCTCGTTCAAACGGTGGCAAGAACACTGGTAACGCCACGTTTGGTCAGGAACTGTCAGGTGTCGACCTGGATAACAACGGTACAATTGACGTTGTATTCCACGAAAGGGCTGGTAGTAACAAGCTGGGTGCGGCAGATGGTAGCGGTACAACTAACAGTAGTAATAACCGTTTAGTTGTGGCGAAGAACGACGGAGACGGCAAACTGTGGACTTCACAGATGGTTACTGATGTCTTCCGCGACAATGGTGCTACTCCGAACCTTGCTAACGAACCGTCTATGACCTGGGCCGATTTCAACGGTGATGGTTATATGGACTTGTTCCTTGGCTCGGTAATGGGTAACTCGACAACATCTGTTAACAATACTATCTACTTTAACGATGGTAAGGGTAATCTGAGCTCAACCAACCCTACTGGCATTGGTACTTCTACTGGAACCTATCAGTTTAATGACAAGGTAATGGGTGGTGCTTCTGTAGCGGTGGACTGGAACGGCGACGGTAAGATGGACATCATCGAAGCGCCGCAAATTGGTGATGGAACGTCAAACTCCAGCCAGGTGTCCGGTACCGTTAATATGTACACCAATACTACGTCTGGTAGCTCGGTAAGCTTTGGTACTACCTATATGCAGGTGGACTCTAGCAACAACGGTAAGTTTGTTGCCAATGAATCTGCCGGCACGGTGTTCAAAGGCGGTATCGGCTCTACTGGTACCGTAGCAGGTAACCCAATTACCGGTATGATCAGTGTCGATCTGGACTACGATGGTGTGAAAGATCTGCTGGTCTTCACCTCGAAAGGTCAGACTACCTATGTCCATAACGATAACAAGGTTGCTCACGGAACCAGTCTGCATCTGCGCATTGTGGATGCTCAGGGCCTAACCATCTTCTACGGCAACACCGTACAGTTGGTTGACTCAAGCGGTAAGGTTGTAGCGACCCAGATAATCAACCCGCAGTCCGGTGGACAGACCAACGACAGTTCCAGCGTGGTGGACTTCTACGGCCTGAATCCAAACGAAACCTATAGCGTTGTGCTGTTACGCAATGTAATGGGCGTTTCTCAGGATGTGGGGGGTATTGCTCAGGTTGGTACTAACGTGATTGAGAACGTTAACCTGGGTTGGGCCAACATCAAGGCTGGCGCATCTAACGAAGCGCTAATCCTGACTGCTGAGTCCGGCACTAACTCTGCCGACACACTGAGTAGTGGCATTGTAGGTACCGGCTATAACGATACCTTTATCGCCACTCAGGGCACCAAAACCTATGAAGGTGGTGGTGGTACTACCGAAATGTCCAACTATAAGACCTGGACAGATACTGGTGGTATGGACATCGTTGACTTCAAACTGGCAGGAAGCACAGCTCTGAACATCAATATGATGAATAAGAGCTCGCAATTCACCGGCTGGAACTATGTCACGCTGAAAAACATTGAAGGCCTTGCTGGCGGTGCTGGTAATGACACCTTCACTGATGACGCAGGTGACAACGTGTTTGAAGGTCGCGGCGGCAACGACACCTTTAACTTGCTTAACGGTGGTCGTGACACCCTGCTGTATAAACCACAAGTAGGTTCTAACGGTGATAACCGTGGCGGCAACGGCACTGACGTGGTGAACGGCTTTACGCTGGGCGCCTGGGAAGCAACGCCGGATGCTGACCGTATCGACGTTAGCGAAATGCTGGTGGGTTATACCTTCGGTGGCGGTGCCAAGTGGATCAACGGCGTGGCAACCATGGAGTCAGGCGAAACCATCGGCGAATACCTGAAGGTGGTGATTTCTGGTAGCGATACCCTGATCTACATTGACCGTGATGGTAATGGAGGTGCTTACGGCTCCGAACTGTTACTAACGCTGAAAGATGTACAGACCGATCTGATAACGCTACTGGCTAACCATCAGTTAGAAGTGGATAACAGCGACACCGTCGGTATGTCTGCGACGACCAGCGAATTCCAGGCTCTTACGCAAATGTTTACTGCGGGTAACGACATTCTGTTCGGTACTGAGCAGGAAGACGTTCTGCTGGGCGGTCTGGGCAACGACACCTTTATCAATATCGGTAAAGGGGATCAGGTATCCGGTGGTGACGGTAACGACATCATCAAGATTATCTCTACAGACTTCGCTTCCATTTCCGGTGATGAGGGAATCGACACCCTGATCCTGGATACCACTGGCGAACTGTTAGACCTGAGTGCGTTGAAAGACAAGCTGAGCTCAGTGGAGATCTTCGATATGGGTAATGGTAACAACACCATGAACGTATCGCTGGAAGATGTCCTGCGCCTGGGATCAGAAGAACTGGCAATTAACAGTGGTAACAAAGCGATCGTGGTTAATGGTGAAGCTGGCAGTACCCTGCAGTTAGACGGTACTGACGGTCAGTGGACCATGTCGCAAAGCAATTACCAGTATCAAGGCAACACCTATAACGTCTGGACTTCAGGTACCTCAGGTATCGAAGTACTGGTCGAGAATACGGTGAACCCGGTCATCCTGTAA
- a CDS encoding TolC family protein, which produces MDIESADTMPEAATSSAPVAIAEPQPVRTAQNPAPIVPIVTAPIATVGRDGKSWVVKDSSSQQVKPSTAVVSASDNDALEFTAIDAADNKVETIANTTPVQVTEPEPKRNARNPAPIAASQPSSVKTTVATASSHDTEQLAFSDLASDSEPMTVSTPVKPDESKQATLLADTRPLVQPAAANNSDFTKTDDKVQQDILNWVVTDTSLTPPDNSQNTGITVKSSGYATKPPVAGKGIPSIEFVKTTVRQALNFSPEIRNAQAAFTAAKYDVDEIKGTRWPQVKVGANSPVSNFGSGTRNNNSSDVSDTSGSVSVTTTVFDFGKTGSGIQSAEELSKSSLQAVKLTRNQIAYQTIEGLLTLDKFQKDIKVAKAYEKRMSDLVNMLSQITQTDKGRGSELVQARAKLLQAQTNVQQLESSWRDTQIKMTRLLGREAQLPENLAWDESNISSGSILASLDNHPQIQRAKAEVQASLHKADAIKSSAYPNINWVVSKSTAKDTYGDEQSWYTGINVEWDLFTGGSASASQAAAVQRAQATQMQFETTVLELKYKIRSMIQVRDSAFERAKEYRALSSETDRVRTMFYEQWYYLGKRSLLDVLTAENDHFNNQISAINNEFDGYTANINIMAESAMLLGWLNMPVY; this is translated from the coding sequence ATGGACATTGAATCTGCGGATACCATGCCCGAAGCTGCTACCAGTAGCGCACCTGTTGCTATCGCAGAACCGCAACCGGTCAGAACCGCACAAAATCCGGCACCGATTGTCCCAATAGTCACTGCACCGATCGCTACGGTAGGGCGTGATGGTAAAAGTTGGGTGGTAAAAGACAGTTCATCTCAACAGGTTAAACCATCAACAGCAGTGGTGTCAGCGTCAGATAATGATGCGCTGGAGTTTACCGCTATTGATGCAGCGGATAACAAAGTAGAAACCATCGCCAATACCACACCAGTTCAGGTAACGGAGCCTGAACCAAAGCGTAATGCACGGAACCCTGCGCCTATCGCAGCCAGTCAGCCGTCCAGTGTTAAAACTACGGTGGCAACGGCCAGCAGTCATGATACGGAGCAACTTGCCTTTAGCGATCTGGCATCGGATAGCGAACCGATGACGGTATCCACGCCGGTGAAACCGGATGAAAGCAAACAGGCGACGTTACTGGCAGATACCCGGCCGCTGGTTCAGCCAGCAGCAGCTAATAATAGCGACTTTACTAAAACAGATGACAAGGTTCAGCAGGATATTCTGAACTGGGTGGTTACGGATACTTCACTGACCCCACCAGATAATAGTCAAAATACGGGTATTACGGTGAAATCCTCCGGTTACGCAACTAAGCCACCGGTGGCTGGCAAGGGTATTCCCTCTATTGAGTTTGTGAAAACCACCGTGCGTCAGGCATTGAACTTCAGCCCGGAAATTCGTAATGCCCAGGCTGCATTTACCGCCGCTAAATATGATGTGGATGAAATCAAAGGTACCCGCTGGCCGCAGGTAAAAGTAGGCGCTAACTCGCCTGTTTCTAACTTTGGTAGCGGTACCCGCAACAATAACTCTTCCGATGTGAGTGATACCAGTGGTTCAGTCTCGGTAACCACAACGGTGTTTGATTTTGGCAAAACTGGCAGCGGTATTCAGAGTGCGGAAGAACTGTCTAAGTCATCGTTACAGGCGGTGAAGTTAACCCGTAACCAGATTGCCTATCAGACCATTGAGGGCCTGTTAACGTTGGATAAGTTTCAAAAAGACATCAAAGTGGCAAAGGCTTACGAAAAGCGAATGTCGGATCTGGTGAATATGCTGTCACAAATTACCCAGACCGACAAAGGCCGCGGCAGCGAACTGGTACAGGCCCGCGCCAAACTATTGCAAGCCCAGACTAACGTGCAGCAGCTGGAAAGCAGCTGGCGCGATACCCAGATTAAGATGACCCGTCTGCTGGGGCGTGAAGCTCAGTTGCCAGAAAATCTGGCGTGGGATGAGTCTAATATCAGTTCGGGCAGCATTTTAGCCTCGCTGGATAACCATCCACAAATCCAACGGGCGAAAGCGGAAGTTCAGGCCAGCCTGCATAAAGCGGATGCCATCAAATCCTCTGCTTATCCTAATATCAATTGGGTGGTGTCAAAAAGCACCGCCAAAGACACCTACGGTGACGAACAATCCTGGTATACGGGCATCAATGTGGAGTGGGATCTGTTTACCGGTGGTTCAGCGTCAGCATCTCAGGCTGCAGCAGTACAACGTGCACAGGCCACCCAGATGCAGTTTGAAACCACAGTATTGGAACTGAAATACAAAATCCGCAGCATGATCCAGGTGCGTGATTCCGCTTTTGAAAGGGCGAAAGAGTATCGGGCACTGTCGTCGGAAACCGATCGGGTCAGAACCATGTTCTATGAGCAGTGGTACTACCTGGGTAAGCGCTCACTGCTAGATGTGCTTACCGCAGAGAACGACCACTTTAATAACCAGATTTCAGCCATCAATAATGAGTTCGATGGTTATACCGCCAACATCAACATCATGGCGGAGTCCGCCATGTTATTGGGTTGGTTGAATATGCCGGTTTACTGA
- a CDS encoding OmpA family protein gives MFRENKRSEVNKLTTLLRVSAASVVPALLAFNVMANANDVMEISSTEEAATAAAPVVLTHTGTQYVPVARVSENLAQVVFYRTTGGADVGVSNVYIDREFQGALRNGEFTVFCVEPGKHIIEAYADDAPNYGGKETPKSIARLNGGKTYFIEASQVPGAGTPIAVTRSQAESKLFGYKGGATINRASAVRACDYVGGSQLGNVLFSFAGKKVSDIEAGGVEIVQNMANHINGLPNVTRVNLVGHADPVGNATFNQKLSVQRAETVKKMLVSYGVSPSVLFTSGQGANNPTVDCTGLPNNERNFCNRANRRVDTMIQTDAGY, from the coding sequence ATGTTTAGGGAAAACAAGAGGTCTGAAGTGAATAAGCTGACAACGCTATTACGCGTATCTGCTGCGAGTGTGGTGCCTGCATTACTGGCGTTTAACGTCATGGCTAACGCCAACGATGTTATGGAAATCAGCTCAACGGAAGAAGCCGCTACTGCTGCTGCACCGGTAGTACTGACTCATACCGGCACTCAGTACGTACCGGTAGCCAGAGTGAGTGAGAATCTGGCGCAGGTCGTGTTCTACCGTACAACGGGTGGTGCAGACGTAGGTGTATCTAACGTTTACATCGACCGTGAATTTCAGGGCGCATTAAGAAACGGTGAGTTCACCGTATTCTGCGTGGAGCCTGGCAAACACATTATCGAAGCCTACGCGGACGATGCACCGAACTACGGCGGTAAAGAAACGCCAAAATCGATTGCTCGTTTAAATGGTGGCAAGACTTACTTTATCGAAGCCAGTCAGGTACCGGGCGCGGGCACACCAATCGCAGTGACCCGTAGTCAGGCGGAAAGCAAACTGTTTGGCTATAAAGGTGGTGCGACCATTAACCGCGCTTCCGCAGTACGCGCCTGTGACTACGTGGGTGGTTCACAGTTAGGTAACGTACTGTTCAGCTTCGCCGGTAAAAAAGTATCGGATATCGAAGCAGGCGGCGTGGAAATCGTACAAAACATGGCAAACCACATCAACGGATTACCAAACGTAACCCGCGTAAATCTGGTTGGTCATGCAGACCCGGTAGGTAATGCCACCTTTAACCAGAAGCTGTCAGTACAACGTGCAGAAACCGTGAAGAAAATGCTGGTCTCCTACGGCGTATCACCATCAGTACTGTTCACCAGCGGTCAGGGCGCCAACAACCCAACGGTTGATTGCACCGGCCTGCCAAACAACGAACGCAACTTCTGTAACCGAGCTAACCGCCGCGTCGACACCATGATCCAAACCGACGCAGGTTATTAA
- a CDS encoding cysteine peptidase family C39 domain-containing protein: MSQDFAPATDAQQDSLLWSVQWLAAYYNKPASAAVLYAGLPKEPKLTSQLALRMLDQIGMGVAWVERDLDQLFSYLFPVVLTRKDGSHCIVTERSSGKGAGSSYRVILPENGGEVTLSARALEEMYSGYALLCNPKPKLDERSNDCLPEPNKEGHWLFSTLWRYRHYFASAAMAALLANILTLASTFFTMNVYDRVVPTQAYVTLWSLGIGVFIAIIFEFVSRLVRAHLFDIAGKKADLLLGTMLFRQVLGIRMESKPQSSGAFANQLREFESVRDFVTSATLSTLSDLPFCALFLFIIYLEDQLLVEAKIKPSDVAFLHPGLKATVKITAYDYAIYGGLSGTLEHISADTLKDEDKMRQGRGDTTYYRVLVRTDKAALTAKDKVFPIMPGMIATVEIRTGEKTILDYILKPVLKAREAFRER, translated from the coding sequence ATGAGTCAGGATTTCGCCCCCGCAACGGACGCTCAACAAGACAGTTTGCTCTGGTCCGTTCAGTGGCTGGCCGCATACTACAATAAACCGGCCAGCGCAGCGGTATTGTATGCCGGGCTGCCTAAAGAGCCGAAACTCACCTCCCAGCTTGCCCTGCGCATGCTGGACCAGATAGGTATGGGCGTTGCCTGGGTGGAGCGGGATTTAGATCAGCTATTCTCCTATCTGTTCCCGGTGGTGCTAACTCGCAAAGACGGCAGCCACTGCATCGTCACCGAACGCAGCAGCGGCAAGGGTGCCGGTTCATCTTACCGCGTGATCCTGCCGGAAAACGGCGGTGAAGTGACGCTGTCGGCCCGCGCGCTGGAAGAGATGTACTCCGGTTACGCCCTGTTGTGTAACCCCAAGCCGAAACTGGATGAACGCAGCAACGACTGTCTGCCGGAGCCAAATAAAGAAGGTCACTGGCTGTTTTCTACTCTGTGGCGCTACCGCCACTATTTTGCCAGTGCGGCAATGGCGGCACTGCTGGCTAACATCCTGACACTGGCCTCCACCTTCTTCACCATGAACGTGTATGACCGGGTGGTGCCAACCCAGGCTTATGTCACCTTATGGTCACTGGGTATTGGCGTGTTCATCGCCATCATCTTCGAGTTTGTCTCCCGGTTAGTCAGGGCTCACCTGTTTGATATTGCGGGTAAAAAAGCCGACTTACTATTGGGTACCATGCTGTTCAGACAGGTACTGGGGATCCGCATGGAGAGCAAACCGCAGTCCTCCGGGGCTTTTGCTAACCAGCTGCGTGAATTTGAATCGGTGCGTGATTTCGTCACCTCGGCAACCCTGTCGACCCTGTCGGATCTGCCGTTCTGTGCCCTGTTTCTGTTCATTATCTATCTGGAAGACCAACTGCTGGTAGAAGCGAAGATTAAACCGTCCGATGTGGCATTCCTGCATCCCGGTCTGAAGGCTACCGTCAAAATTACCGCTTATGACTACGCCATTTACGGTGGATTAAGCGGTACGCTGGAACATATCAGTGCCGATACCCTGAAAGATGAAGACAAGATGCGTCAGGGTCGTGGTGATACAACCTACTACCGGGTGTTAGTACGTACGGACAAAGCGGCGTTAACCGCTAAAGACAAGGTGTTCCCGATTATGCCGGGCATGATAGCCACGGTAGAAATCAGAACGGGGGAGAAAACCATACTGGATTACATCCTGAAACCAGTCTTGAAAGCCAGAGAAGCGTTCCGGGAGCGTTAA